A section of the Campylobacter anatolicus genome encodes:
- the pepT gene encoding peptidase T has protein sequence MDIIQRFINYTKINTTTSRENGAAGIMPSNSRELELANLIKSELQALGITDINLSDKAILIAKIPSNLKHKSPSIAFFAHLDTSAEQKGDTHARIVHYSGGDICLNDELKIYLKLSDNPELKNYIGDDIVVTDGTSLLGADDKAAIASIVNMAEYFINNPDVPHGKIVLCFVPDEEQGLRGAKALDASLVGADFGYCLDCCGIGEFIYENWNAGDAVVTFQGASAHPMNAKGKLVNSLLLAHKFISLLPGGEAPEYTEGKEGYYWVKELSGNSAKTTLKLDIREFDETRYTERMKFLQNLADGLNAVWGGRVEINLSDRYKNVYNFLQDENAPAIAIAKEAFKALNITPKIIPMRGGYDGAVISAKGIPTPNLFTGGHNFHSIYEYIPVKSLKASSELITNIVKIAAKA, from the coding sequence ATGGATATCATTCAAAGATTTATCAATTACACAAAGATAAATACAACTACAAGCCGTGAAAACGGAGCAGCAGGGATTATGCCATCTAACTCACGTGAGCTTGAACTTGCAAATTTAATAAAATCAGAGCTTCAAGCACTTGGCATAACAGATATAAATTTAAGTGATAAAGCTATTTTAATAGCCAAAATCCCATCAAATTTAAAACACAAATCGCCATCAATCGCCTTTTTCGCTCACCTTGATACAAGTGCCGAGCAAAAGGGTGACACACACGCTCGTATCGTGCATTATAGTGGCGGTGATATATGCTTAAATGATGAGTTAAAAATTTATCTAAAACTTAGTGACAATCCAGAGCTTAAAAACTACATAGGCGACGATATCGTCGTAACAGATGGCACTAGTTTGCTTGGGGCTGATGATAAGGCAGCGATTGCAAGTATCGTAAATATGGCAGAGTATTTTATAAATAACCCTGACGTGCCACATGGTAAGATAGTGTTATGTTTTGTGCCTGATGAGGAGCAGGGGCTTCGTGGTGCAAAGGCACTTGATGCAAGTTTAGTAGGTGCAGACTTTGGCTACTGCCTAGACTGCTGCGGAATAGGGGAGTTTATATACGAAAACTGGAATGCAGGGGACGCAGTGGTTACATTTCAAGGTGCCTCAGCTCATCCGATGAATGCCAAAGGAAAGCTTGTAAATTCACTCCTTTTAGCTCATAAATTTATCTCACTTCTACCAGGTGGTGAAGCACCTGAATACACTGAAGGTAAGGAGGGGTATTACTGGGTTAAAGAGTTAAGTGGCAATAGTGCAAAGACAACACTAAAGCTTGATATAAGAGAGTTTGATGAGACGCGATATACCGAACGGATGAAATTTTTACAAAATTTAGCAGACGGACTAAATGCCGTTTGGGGTGGACGTGTAGAGATAAACTTATCCGATAGATATAAAAATGTCTATAACTTCTTGCAAGATGAAAACGCCCCAGCTATTGCGATCGCAAAAGAGGCATTTAAAGCACTAAATATCACACCAAAGATCATTCCTATGCGTGGCGGATACGATGGTGCAGTCATCTCTGCTAAAGGCATACCAACACCAAATTTATTTACCGGCGGACACAACTTCCACTCAATATATGAGTATATCCCAGTAAAATCACTAAAAGCGTCAAGTGAGCTTATCACAAATATCGTAAAAATCGCTGCAAAGGCATAA
- a CDS encoding argininosuccinate synthase domain-containing protein, with translation MKALALFSGGLDSMLAMKLITDQGVAVTALHIDTGFGVDKDKFDVLARRAALVGAEFKVVDIRNEYLRDVLFNPKYGYGKQFNPCIDCHGYMFKTALNMLKSENADFIITGEVLGQRPMSQRKDAMNQVKKLADDENDLIVRPMCAKLLPPTKPEREGWIDRKKLLDISGRDRKPQLALAAKWGLNDYATPGGGCLLTIDSFAVKIKDYLKFDSSMRDIDVIWLKLGRHLRLKNGSKLIIGRDEADNNALNTQPNDKFNAIEFDPADDIVGAKSFLSVGADVIDGEFAARLALAYTKAKKDRLYNVRVGDMTFKVEPFEDKSKAQEFFVK, from the coding sequence ATGAAAGCATTGGCACTTTTTAGCGGTGGGCTTGATAGTATGTTAGCGATGAAACTCATCACCGATCAAGGCGTGGCGGTAACGGCGTTGCATATAGATACGGGATTTGGGGTAGATAAGGATAAATTTGACGTTTTAGCTCGTCGTGCAGCACTTGTAGGAGCGGAATTTAAAGTAGTAGATATACGCAACGAATATCTACGCGATGTGCTTTTTAATCCAAAATATGGCTATGGAAAGCAGTTTAATCCCTGCATAGACTGTCACGGATATATGTTTAAAACGGCATTAAATATGCTTAAAAGCGAGAACGCGGACTTTATCATCACAGGAGAGGTGCTAGGACAGCGACCGATGAGTCAGCGTAAAGACGCGATGAATCAAGTCAAAAAACTAGCTGATGATGAAAATGATCTTATTGTGCGTCCAATGTGTGCAAAGCTCTTGCCACCAACTAAGCCCGAACGTGAAGGCTGGATAGATCGCAAAAAGCTACTAGATATAAGTGGACGCGATCGTAAGCCACAGTTAGCACTCGCTGCAAAATGGGGCCTAAATGACTATGCTACGCCAGGTGGTGGCTGTTTGCTGACGATAGATAGCTTTGCGGTAAAGATAAAAGATTATTTAAAATTTGATAGCAGTATGCGTGATATAGATGTCATTTGGCTAAAACTTGGGCGTCACTTGCGTCTAAAAAATGGCTCAAAGCTCATTATCGGACGTGACGAAGCGGATAATAATGCTCTTAATACACAACCAAACGATAAATTTAATGCGATAGAATTTGATCCAGCGGACGACATCGTGGGGGCAAAAAGCTTTTTAAGCGTTGGTGCTGATGTGATAGATGGCGAGTTTGCAGCACGTTTGGCTTTGGCATATACGAAGGCAAAAAAAGATAGATTATATAACGTACGTGTGGGCGATATGACGTTTAAAGTAGAGCCGTTTGAAGATAAAAGCAAGGCACAAGAGTTTTTCGTAAAATAG
- the pepE gene encoding dipeptidase PepE: MKQALLISASSYQDTGYLRHCKNWVKDFLADANDDEILFIPYAGVRRTNDEYEQKVIDRLKNKNIKSIHHYDDKKAAIKNARSIAVGGGNTFMLLHELYKFDLIEPIKEAVANGTKYFGWSAGSNIAGKTIMTTNDMPIIMPRSFDGLNLFPFQINPHFISGKIVGHNGESREERLEEFLIANPREIIYALPEGTALLINDDNCEIIGYADVLKLEYQKEITTIKVGDKFKI, from the coding sequence ATGAAACAAGCACTACTTATCAGTGCGTCAAGCTATCAAGATACTGGCTATCTAAGGCACTGCAAGAACTGGGTCAAGGACTTTTTAGCAGACGCAAATGATGATGAAATTTTATTTATCCCTTACGCAGGTGTCAGACGCACTAACGACGAATACGAGCAAAAAGTCATTGATCGCTTAAAAAATAAAAATATCAAATCAATCCACCACTACGATGACAAAAAAGCAGCAATTAAAAATGCACGAAGTATCGCTGTAGGTGGCGGAAATACCTTTATGCTGCTACACGAGCTTTATAAATTTGATCTTATTGAGCCCATCAAAGAAGCTGTTGCAAATGGAACAAAATACTTCGGCTGGTCGGCTGGATCAAATATCGCTGGGAAGACGATAATGACAACAAATGATATGCCTATCATTATGCCACGCTCATTTGATGGGTTAAATTTATTTCCATTTCAGATAAATCCGCACTTCATAAGTGGCAAGATTGTAGGGCATAACGGAGAGAGTAGGGAGGAGAGATTAGAAGAGTTTTTAATAGCAAATCCGCGTGAAATCATCTATGCTCTACCAGAAGGCACCGCACTACTTATAAACGACGATAACTGCGAGATCATCGGATATGCTGATGTGTTAAAGCTTGAATATCAAAAAGAGATCACGACTATCAAAGTCGGAGATAAATTTAAAATTTAA
- the dcuC gene encoding C4-dicarboxylate transporter DcuC, producing the protein MQTFKLILALLGVVAVVWLLVKKRDTKTTLIGVGLLLCIVAFKPMDALAAFTEYMTKAGLIKAICAAMGFAFVMKFTKCDEHLVTLLTRPLKNIGFALIPMTTILTYLINIAIPSAAGCSAVVGATLIPLLMASGVSPAMAGAAVFAGTFGGVLSPGSAHNIYVTDMVKKSIETYTIQDVISVQFSSAVIALIIVLITMIVMAVIFKDYTKDRNFLAENDEIQIKKSEIRVNLIYALMPLVPLIILIIGGTDLNKISWLAWTKMGVAEAMVLGAIITIVATLTNPEKITKEFFKGMGSAYADVIGIIIAAGVFVAGLKACGAIDVVIEWLKAEQSYVKFGGTFVPFIMGVVTGSGDAAAMAFNQAVTIHAADLGFAQDKLGMAAAISGALGRSASPLAGAAIVCASLAMVSPIQIAKRTFLGMLFSVVAIAFFVI; encoded by the coding sequence ATGCAGACGTTTAAGCTTATTTTGGCTCTACTTGGCGTTGTCGCTGTCGTATGGTTATTAGTTAAAAAACGCGATACAAAAACTACTCTAATCGGCGTTGGCTTGTTGCTTTGTATCGTAGCGTTTAAGCCTATGGATGCATTAGCAGCATTTACTGAGTATATGACAAAGGCTGGGCTTATTAAGGCTATATGTGCGGCTATGGGCTTTGCCTTTGTTATGAAATTTACAAAATGTGATGAACATTTAGTTACACTACTAACTAGACCGCTTAAAAATATCGGCTTTGCACTCATCCCTATGACTACGATACTAACATATCTCATAAATATAGCCATTCCATCAGCTGCTGGCTGTTCAGCTGTTGTTGGTGCAACACTCATTCCGCTACTTATGGCATCAGGTGTTAGCCCTGCTATGGCTGGTGCAGCGGTCTTTGCTGGGACATTTGGCGGTGTGTTAAGCCCCGGTTCAGCACATAACATATATGTAACTGATATGGTTAAAAAAAGCATTGAGACCTACACCATTCAAGATGTGATATCAGTGCAGTTTTCAAGTGCTGTCATCGCTCTTATTATAGTACTTATAACGATGATCGTTATGGCAGTTATCTTTAAAGACTATACAAAAGATAGAAATTTCTTAGCTGAAAATGACGAAATACAGATTAAAAAGAGCGAGATAAGGGTAAATTTAATCTACGCACTTATGCCGCTTGTACCACTAATAATCTTAATCATAGGTGGAACTGATCTTAATAAAATTTCATGGCTTGCTTGGACTAAGATGGGCGTGGCAGAGGCTATGGTGCTAGGTGCTATCATCACTATCGTAGCAACTTTAACAAACCCAGAAAAGATAACAAAGGAGTTTTTCAAGGGTATGGGTTCAGCTTACGCTGATGTCATTGGTATCATTATCGCAGCTGGTGTGTTTGTCGCAGGTTTAAAGGCGTGTGGTGCGATAGATGTCGTTATAGAGTGGCTAAAAGCAGAGCAAAGTTATGTTAAATTTGGCGGAACTTTCGTGCCGTTTATAATGGGCGTAGTTACCGGTTCAGGAGATGCAGCGGCGATGGCGTTTAATCAAGCCGTTACAATACACGCAGCAGATCTTGGATTTGCTCAAGATAAGCTAGGTATGGCAGCGGCTATATCTGGGGCTTTAGGTAGGAGTGCGTCTCCACTAGCAGGTGCAGCTATCGTTTGTGCGAGTCTTGCTATGGTTAGCCCTATACAGATCGCAAAGCGGACGTTTTTAGGTATGCTTTTCTCAGTCGTTGCGATCGCATTTTTTGTTATTTAA
- a CDS encoding DUF1353 domain-containing protein, giving the protein MIKFITTLFAKRALIKVSDKNKSEIITISRPILKPYSKDRFELVAEYTYDTIKVPKEYKTNGANTPRLLWWLFPPNSPEYLSAIVVHDYLCDKEEYRQADEILKQMMIALNCSRFKVNCFYYSCRVYHKLRYREYRCLKF; this is encoded by the coding sequence ATGATTAAGTTTATAACTACTTTATTTGCTAAAAGAGCTTTAATTAAAGTAAGTGATAAAAACAAGAGTGAGATAATAACTATATCTCGTCCTATCTTAAAACCTTACTCAAAAGATAGATTTGAATTAGTAGCTGAATATACCTATGACACCATTAAAGTGCCTAAAGAGTATAAAACTAATGGAGCTAATACACCAAGACTTCTTTGGTGGTTATTTCCACCAAATAGTCCAGAGTATCTCTCAGCTATAGTAGTGCACGATTATTTATGTGATAAAGAAGAATACAGACAAGCTGATGAGATATTAAAGCAGATGATGATAGCTTTAAACTGTAGTCGTTTTAAAGTTAATTGCTTTTACTACTCTTGTAGAGTATATCATAAGTTAAGATATAGGGAGTATAGATGTTTAAAATTCTAA
- a CDS encoding SU10 major capsid protein, producing MAITSTGYQSPATQRVGLAPSVYDKILLIGSDETPMLSLMGSGSKVSSTKHSWITDTLSAPKKNAQLEISDFVGADKSSKVELFNNTQIFTSDVMVSKTMQAVRTYGGNELAHEISKKAKEHKADIEYALLGLGRDSNVKTSVFKAPTARTDTTASEMAGLFYYVAKGATAFSSGKRGNVLAFDSSGDWQGTAGVLTEDILSQILQQIWDSGATPKDVFIGANLKKAINKIATRQFGNDKTINTRVVSLETDFGKANFRMHRLLSAKFGLDDVLIAGDFSHAKYGLLTPTYVEDVPTSKTAKQKHYYTEGTLEVRIPDAFAIGVGLKA from the coding sequence ATGGCAATAACTTCAACTGGGTATCAATCTCCAGCAACACAAAGAGTTGGACTGGCTCCGTCAGTCTATGATAAAATCCTACTTATAGGTTCAGATGAAACGCCTATGCTTTCACTTATGGGTAGTGGCTCAAAGGTATCTAGCACAAAACATAGCTGGATAACAGATACGCTATCTGCTCCAAAAAAGAATGCACAGCTAGAAATTTCAGATTTTGTAGGAGCTGATAAAAGCTCAAAAGTTGAGCTGTTTAACAACACTCAAATTTTTACCTCTGACGTTATGGTTTCAAAGACTATGCAGGCAGTTAGAACCTATGGTGGAAACGAACTAGCTCATGAGATTAGTAAAAAGGCAAAAGAGCATAAAGCCGACATTGAATATGCTCTTTTAGGACTTGGCAGAGATAGTAACGTTAAAACTTCAGTTTTTAAAGCCCCAACTGCTAGAACAGATACAACTGCTTCTGAAATGGCAGGGCTATTTTACTATGTAGCAAAAGGTGCAACAGCTTTTTCAAGTGGCAAACGCGGTAATGTTTTAGCATTTGATAGTAGTGGGGACTGGCAAGGCACAGCAGGTGTTTTAACAGAGGATATATTAAGTCAAATTTTACAGCAAATTTGGGATAGCGGAGCAACGCCAAAAGATGTATTTATCGGAGCAAACCTTAAAAAAGCGATAAACAAAATCGCAACTCGTCAATTTGGCAATGATAAGACAATAAACACTCGTGTTGTTTCGCTTGAAACGGATTTTGGCAAGGCAAATTTCAGAATGCATCGCTTATTAAGTGCTAAATTTGGACTTGATGACGTGCTAATTGCTGGGGATTTTTCACACGCCAAGTACGGATTACTTACACCTACATATGTTGAGGATGTGCCAACTAGCAAAACAGCAAAACAAAAGCACTACTACACCGAAGGCACTCTTGAGGTAAGGATACCTGACGCATTTGCAATAGGCGTTGGGTTAAAGGCGTAA
- a CDS encoding amidohydrolase, which yields MDKIAEKVLTLKDELIAHRRFFHSHPETGWHTFFTTAVIADELQKLGYTLKMGGDVVVANARQGLGSDEACKAAIKRAKSLLNADQAKFLDIMEDGLTGLVADIDTGRTGKFVAFRFDIDGVDVTECQDESHRPAKQGFSSDVVGITHACGHDGHITIGLALAKLIKENLNDFNGKFRFIFQTAEEGTRGAVAMQKAGVVDGVDHLLGAHIGFKAESMGGIICGTKKLLATSKFDVHISGRSAHAAGAPQDGANALLAAAQMALNMHGITRNSNGVTRINVGILRAGEGRNVIAPNGYLACETRGESTELNEFMYQKCMDIVRGVSEIYDVKSEVVATGGTAGGDSDNETTQLFFDAASDSPFIDNDKIVRNFEFSACEDFAHFMRFVQDNGGKSGYAMIGTSLAAGHHNYKFDFDENCLVTGVDLFLRCAYKLNGKI from the coding sequence ATGGATAAAATTGCAGAAAAAGTTTTAACTCTTAAAGATGAGCTTATCGCCCATCGTCGCTTCTTTCACTCTCATCCTGAAACCGGATGGCATACATTTTTTACAACTGCCGTTATCGCTGATGAGCTACAAAAGCTAGGCTACACGCTTAAAATGGGTGGCGATGTTGTCGTAGCCAACGCTCGTCAAGGGCTTGGTTCAGACGAAGCTTGTAAAGCAGCAATAAAACGTGCAAAAAGCCTACTAAATGCCGATCAGGCTAAATTCCTTGATATTATGGAAGATGGACTAACTGGACTTGTAGCCGATATAGACACTGGTAGAACTGGTAAATTTGTAGCATTTCGCTTTGATATAGATGGCGTTGATGTAACGGAGTGTCAAGATGAGAGTCACCGACCTGCAAAGCAGGGATTTAGCTCAGATGTAGTAGGCATTACTCACGCTTGTGGACATGACGGACATATCACGATAGGACTAGCTCTTGCAAAACTTATCAAAGAAAATTTGAATGATTTTAACGGCAAATTTAGATTCATCTTTCAAACGGCTGAAGAGGGAACACGTGGAGCTGTGGCTATGCAAAAAGCTGGAGTAGTAGATGGGGTGGATCATCTACTAGGTGCTCATATCGGCTTTAAGGCTGAATCTATGGGTGGCATTATCTGTGGCACAAAAAAGCTTTTAGCCACATCCAAATTTGATGTGCATATAAGCGGTCGCTCAGCTCACGCAGCAGGAGCTCCACAAGATGGAGCAAACGCCCTACTAGCCGCTGCACAAATGGCATTAAATATGCACGGCATAACACGCAATTCAAATGGTGTAACTCGCATAAATGTCGGTATTTTACGTGCTGGAGAGGGGCGAAATGTTATCGCACCAAATGGCTATCTAGCGTGTGAAACTAGAGGTGAAAGCACCGAGCTAAATGAGTTTATGTATCAAAAATGTATGGATATCGTGCGAGGTGTGAGTGAAATTTATGACGTTAAAAGTGAAGTCGTAGCCACCGGTGGTACAGCTGGAGGCGATAGCGACAATGAGACTACGCAGCTGTTTTTTGATGCGGCTAGCGATTCGCCATTTATTGACAATGATAAAATCGTGCGAAATTTTGAGTTTAGTGCATGTGAGGACTTCGCTCATTTTATGCGTTTCGTGCAAGACAATGGGGGAAAGAGTGGCTATGCGATGATAGGCACGAGCCTAGCAGCAGGACACCACAACTATAAATTTGACTTTGACGAGAACTGTTTGGTAACTGGCGTAGATCTATTTTTACGATGTGCGTATAAGCTAAACGGCAAAATTTAA
- the dnaG gene encoding DNA primase, translated as MIDPKSIQKLKDQTDIVDIISHYVPVRKMGANYKCVCPFHDDRNPSMSISQSRQIYHCFACKAGGDVIKFVMDYEKLTYPEAIEKIAQISNFSLEYTKGEFQSSKENKHILENVNAFYRSELYKNAEAVRYIYGRGINDAMIERFELGWAGDNAQTIRVLENNKIEPKEALEVGIVKQNERGVYASFISRITFPIYTHTGRLVGFGGRTISNNPAKYVNSPQSAVFDKSKLLYGYHIAKQKIYEKKQIIITEGYLDVIMLHFAGFNNAVAVLGTALTEKHLPLLKRDDISVVLCFDGDAAGINAAIKSSHLLSLNEIDGSVVIIGNGADPADMVFAGKIDELKNLFNSGVELGEFYIRQITKNYDLTRPIQKQKCLDEIRAFTNALKPIVATSYIPLVASLLGIEPHLFSLSRTDITKTHYSQNSNLKQITPAMRNQKDILELSILKTMLISPQTQEFVLDKIDDKFFIHHTDGFRAVLNGGVSESDEIILREIELDESAKPITDMTKLDQAILNLKIKFYENLQRQIHSSNEPNKLEKLEKIVILINKLKAQQHQI; from the coding sequence ATGATAGATCCAAAATCAATACAGAAATTAAAAGACCAAACCGATATAGTTGATATCATAAGCCACTACGTTCCTGTGCGTAAAATGGGGGCAAACTATAAGTGCGTCTGCCCTTTTCACGATGACCGCAACCCAAGTATGAGTATCAGCCAAAGTAGGCAAATTTATCACTGCTTTGCATGTAAAGCTGGCGGGGATGTGATAAAATTTGTTATGGATTATGAGAAGTTAACCTATCCAGAAGCGATAGAAAAGATCGCTCAAATTTCAAATTTTAGCCTTGAATACACTAAGGGCGAATTTCAATCCTCAAAAGAAAATAAACATATCTTAGAAAATGTAAACGCCTTTTACCGTAGTGAGCTTTACAAAAATGCAGAAGCGGTGCGTTATATCTATGGGCGTGGTATAAATGATGCTATGATAGAGCGATTCGAGCTAGGTTGGGCCGGAGATAATGCTCAGACGATAAGAGTACTTGAAAATAATAAAATAGAGCCAAAAGAGGCACTAGAAGTTGGCATTGTAAAGCAAAATGAGCGTGGGGTCTACGCTAGTTTTATAAGTCGCATAACATTTCCTATATACACGCACACTGGGCGACTCGTAGGATTTGGTGGTCGTACTATCTCAAATAATCCTGCAAAGTATGTAAATTCGCCCCAAAGTGCGGTATTTGACAAATCAAAGCTACTTTATGGTTATCACATTGCAAAGCAAAAAATTTATGAGAAAAAGCAGATCATCATCACAGAGGGCTACTTAGATGTGATAATGCTACACTTTGCAGGGTTTAATAACGCCGTGGCAGTGCTTGGCACGGCTCTGACCGAAAAGCACCTTCCGCTTTTAAAACGTGATGATATAAGTGTGGTGCTTTGTTTTGATGGTGACGCAGCTGGCATAAACGCAGCTATCAAGTCATCACACCTACTAAGCCTAAATGAGATAGACGGAAGTGTAGTTATCATAGGTAATGGGGCCGATCCTGCGGATATGGTATTTGCTGGTAAGATAGATGAGCTAAAAAATCTTTTTAACTCTGGTGTGGAGCTTGGTGAGTTTTATATACGTCAAATCACTAAAAACTACGACTTAACACGCCCGATACAAAAACAAAAATGCTTAGATGAGATTAGAGCTTTTACAAATGCTTTAAAGCCAATTGTAGCGACATCTTATATACCTTTAGTGGCAAGTTTGCTTGGCATTGAACCACACTTATTTTCACTAAGTAGGACAGATATTACTAAAACGCACTATAGCCAAAATTCAAATTTAAAACAAATTACACCAGCTATGCGAAATCAAAAGGACATTTTAGAGCTTTCTATACTTAAAACTATGCTTATTTCACCACAGACGCAGGAGTTTGTGCTTGATAAGATAGATGATAAATTTTTCATTCATCATACAGATGGATTTCGTGCAGTGTTAAATGGTGGCGTGAGCGAATCTGATGAGATAATACTGCGTGAGATAGAGCTTGATGAGAGTGCAAAGCCCATCACAGATATGACAAAGCTAGATCAAGCCATCTTAAATTTAAAAATTAAATTTTATGAGAATTTACAACGCCAAATACATAGCTCAAACGAACCAAATAAGCTAGAAAAACTAGAAAAAATCGTAATTTTAATAAATAAGCTAAAGGCACAACAACATCAAATTTAG
- a CDS encoding DUF5675 family protein, with the protein MILKIQRFKEIDDGTIGRFKLLRDDEILLTGFSLEPAGSDTTTPNLDRRIPAGIYNVVWHKSPHFKMTLPLLFNESVSRERYILIHAGNYPLDTQGCILLGSEYNNQGVFNSKATLSRFLELTKGENFRVEIKNGLQTKTHKTQRENKNNG; encoded by the coding sequence ATGATACTTAAAATTCAAAGATTTAAAGAGATAGATGACGGCACTATCGGACGCTTTAAGCTTTTAAGGGATGATGAAATTTTACTTACTGGCTTTAGCCTTGAACCAGCCGGGAGTGATACAACCACACCAAATTTAGACAGACGCATACCAGCTGGGATTTATAACGTAGTGTGGCATAAAAGCCCACATTTTAAGATGACTTTACCACTTTTATTTAATGAAAGCGTTAGCCGTGAGCGGTATATCTTAATCCACGCTGGAAACTATCCTTTGGATACGCAGGGTTGTATCTTGCTAGGTAGCGAGTATAACAATCAGGGCGTATTTAACTCAAAAGCCACGCTAAGCAGATTTTTAGAGCTTACAAAGGGTGAAAATTTTAGGGTAGAGATAAAAAATGGACTACAAACAAAAACCCATAAAACACAAAGAGAGAATAAAAACAATGGCTGA
- a CDS encoding phage holin family protein — protein sequence MNDFKNSYLFWVLMVGLVAGFLSHAKDERPKSLKQRFIYFVIGAISSTFLCWMTYEIAFYYIAQQNPSLAIGGFFAWRGAEWATAIVDKFIDSKLKNNERSYEE from the coding sequence ATGAATGATTTTAAAAACAGCTATTTATTTTGGGTGTTAATGGTTGGCTTAGTGGCTGGGTTTTTATCCCACGCTAAAGATGAGCGACCAAAGAGCCTAAAGCAAAGGTTTATCTACTTTGTAATTGGAGCCATATCATCGACCTTTTTATGTTGGATGACTTATGAGATAGCATTTTATTATATCGCCCAGCAAAACCCTAGCCTTGCAATCGGTGGCTTTTTTGCGTGGCGTGGTGCTGAGTGGGCTACGGCGATAGTGGATAAATTTATAGATAGCAAATTAAAAAATAATGAAAGGAGTTACGAGGAGTAA
- a CDS encoding Zn-dependent hydrolase has protein sequence MINKERFEREFRQISKFGALSDGGLTRLAFSKEECEAREYLYELFKAADLKVRVDSVGNIYAKFDDEKFITKPSAPAVSVGSHIDSVPFGGFYDGTLGVMAGLEAVRSIKELGITLKRPLELIVFACEESSRFKMATIGSKIISGKLGLNKLHELKDDSDISLFDAMKNFGLEPQNLNSAILQKGAYHSYLELHIEQGPVLERLNIAVGVVTGIAAPIRYELVIKGRADHSGATPMNMRNDALVAASYIIIAAEKFAIAKSTAVATIGYAKTKPGVLNVVPGEVVLGVDIRDIDKDELSALDKELRQFVANLSREMKFSYKITELIRDTPVKLSQKAINLLTNEAQNLGIKTINLPSGAGHDAMNMLSLADSVGMLFIPCKDGISHNINESINFDDAFKATEILTAAMIKLANE, from the coding sequence ATGATAAACAAAGAACGTTTTGAACGTGAGTTTAGACAGATCTCAAAATTTGGAGCATTAAGCGATGGTGGACTGACACGACTTGCATTTTCGAAAGAGGAATGCGAGGCTAGAGAGTATTTATACGAGCTTTTTAAAGCAGCAGATTTAAAAGTGCGAGTTGATAGCGTAGGTAATATCTATGCTAAATTTGATGATGAAAAATTTATCACTAAACCCTCCGCTCCTGCTGTAAGCGTTGGTTCGCATATAGATAGTGTCCCATTTGGTGGATTTTATGATGGCACTTTGGGTGTTATGGCTGGACTTGAAGCAGTGCGTAGCATAAAAGAGCTTGGCATAACGCTAAAACGACCACTTGAGCTGATAGTATTTGCCTGTGAAGAGTCAAGTCGCTTTAAAATGGCAACTATAGGAAGTAAGATAATAAGTGGCAAACTAGGGCTTAACAAACTTCATGAGCTAAAAGATGATAGCGACATATCGTTGTTTGACGCGATGAAAAATTTTGGTTTAGAGCCACAAAATTTAAACTCAGCTATATTGCAAAAGGGAGCATATCATAGCTATTTAGAGCTTCATATAGAGCAAGGTCCGGTGCTAGAACGCCTAAATATTGCTGTTGGTGTGGTAACTGGTATCGCAGCACCCATACGCTATGAGCTAGTTATCAAAGGTAGAGCCGATCATAGTGGAGCAACACCTATGAATATGCGTAACGACGCACTTGTGGCAGCATCTTACATCATCATAGCTGCTGAGAAATTTGCCATTGCAAAAAGCACAGCAGTCGCTACAATAGGATACGCAAAGACAAAACCTGGCGTGCTAAATGTCGTGCCAGGCGAAGTTGTGCTTGGTGTGGATATACGCGACATTGATAAAGATGAGCTAAGTGCCTTAGATAAAGAGCTACGTCAATTTGTTGCAAATTTAAGTCGCGAGATGAAATTTAGCTACAAGATCACAGAGCTAATACGAGACACACCTGTAAAACTAAGTCAAAAAGCCATAAATTTATTAACCAATGAGGCTCAAAATCTTGGTATAAAAACGATAAATTTACCAAGTGGGGCAGGGCATGATGCGATGAATATGCTGAGTCTAGCTGATAGCGTTGGTATGTTGTTTATCCCTTGTAAAGACGGTATTAGCCATAATATAAATGAAAGCATAAATTTTGATGATGCGTTTAAGGCAACTGAAATTTTAACAGCTGCGATGATAAAACTGGCAAATGAGTAA